The following coding sequences lie in one Bacteroidota bacterium genomic window:
- a CDS encoding DUF2807 domain-containing protein: MNGCFTQPGQTVMQERPLSYFRKLSMHDNVDVVLVKSDTNKVLVYAGEKLIDRIITEVIDSTLYIRNESQCRLLKQRERINRVELLYRRLDTIVYQSVGNLSTLDYAGESIWVNPDSLVLDVIEGAGDSIRLNIQTPLARIVFRYGTMPVRILGNANVAFFYHNGFGLLDAWGLETAFNYIETRSPNDLYVKANSELEATINGEGNIYYHGQVSDAYVQANLKGVGNGRAERRSVKP, translated from the coding sequence ATGAATGGTTGTTTTACCCAGCCCGGACAAACCGTGATGCAGGAAAGGCCGCTTTCCTATTTCCGAAAACTCTCCATGCACGACAATGTGGATGTGGTGCTGGTGAAGAGCGACACCAACAAGGTACTGGTTTATGCGGGCGAGAAACTCATCGACCGGATAATCACTGAAGTCATCGACAGCACCTTATACATCCGCAATGAGTCGCAGTGTCGATTGCTCAAACAACGCGAACGTATCAACCGGGTTGAGCTGCTTTACCGCAGGCTCGATACCATTGTTTACCAATCGGTTGGTAACCTGAGTACCCTCGACTATGCCGGTGAAAGCATCTGGGTGAATCCCGACAGCCTGGTGTTGGATGTGATTGAAGGCGCAGGCGACAGCATCCGGCTGAACATCCAGACTCCCTTAGCCAGGATTGTTTTCAGATATGGAACCATGCCTGTCCGCATCCTTGGCAACGCCAATGTGGCCTTTTTCTATCACAACGGCTTCGGTTTGCTCGATGCCTGGGGACTTGAAACCGCCTTCAATTACATCGAGACGCGCAGTCCCAACGATCTTTACGTCAAAGCCAATTCCGAACTGGAAGCCACCATCAATGGCGAGGGAAACATTTACTATCACGGCCAGGTGAGTGATGCTTATGTGCAGGCCAACCTGAAAGGCGTTGGAAATGGCCGGGCTGAGCGACGGTCAGTAAAACCCTGA
- a CDS encoding proline--tRNA ligase — protein sequence MAKELTTREDNYSQWYNDIVTKADLAENSAVRGCMVIKPYGYAIWERMQAALDKMFKDTGHQNAYFPLFIPKSFFSKEASHVEGFAKECAVVTHYRLKNDPDGKGVVVDEQAKLEEELIVRPTSETIIWDTYRNWIQSYRDLPLLINQWANVVRWEMRTRLFLRTAEFLWQEGHTAHATKEEAIAEAEQMLRVYAEFAEEWMALPVLKGVKSPNERFAGAVETYCIEAMMQDGKALQAGTSHFLGQNFAKAFDVQFLNRDNKLEYVWATSWGVSTRLMGALIMTHSDDNGLVLPPRLAPIQVVIVPIYRNDEQYRLTCDKGLEIKRQLEAAGLSVKLDDRDTQKPGFKFAEWELKGVPVRLAIGPRDIEQGTVEVARRDTLTKQVLPLEGIQDSVKSLLDDIQKNLFNKALAFREANTFQVDSWDEFKTRIEDGGFLLAHWDGSPETEQAIKEETKATIRLIPLDPEREPGKCVYSGKPSAGRVVFARAY from the coding sequence ATGGCCAAGGAACTAACCACACGCGAAGATAATTATTCTCAATGGTACAACGACATTGTGACCAAAGCTGATCTGGCCGAAAACTCGGCAGTCAGAGGTTGCATGGTGATCAAACCTTATGGCTATGCCATCTGGGAGCGCATGCAGGCAGCACTCGACAAGATGTTTAAGGACACCGGACACCAGAATGCCTATTTCCCGCTGTTCATCCCGAAGTCGTTTTTCAGCAAGGAAGCCAGTCACGTGGAAGGTTTTGCCAAAGAGTGCGCCGTGGTGACGCATTACCGCCTCAAAAACGATCCCGACGGCAAAGGCGTAGTGGTTGATGAACAGGCCAAACTGGAAGAAGAACTCATTGTCCGTCCCACCAGCGAGACCATCATTTGGGACACCTACCGCAACTGGATTCAGTCGTACCGCGACCTTCCCCTGCTGATCAACCAGTGGGCCAATGTGGTACGTTGGGAAATGCGTACGAGGTTGTTTCTTCGTACGGCTGAATTTTTATGGCAGGAGGGTCATACGGCCCATGCCACCAAAGAGGAAGCGATTGCGGAGGCCGAGCAGATGCTCAGGGTTTATGCAGAGTTTGCCGAAGAATGGATGGCGTTGCCTGTATTAAAAGGAGTAAAATCGCCCAATGAGAGGTTTGCCGGTGCGGTAGAGACTTACTGCATCGAAGCCATGATGCAGGATGGAAAGGCCCTGCAGGCCGGTACAAGTCACTTCCTCGGGCAGAACTTTGCCAAAGCATTCGACGTGCAGTTTCTCAACCGCGATAACAAGCTCGAATATGTGTGGGCTACATCGTGGGGTGTTTCCACCCGCCTGATGGGTGCCCTCATCATGACCCACTCCGACGATAATGGTCTGGTGCTGCCGCCGCGGCTGGCGCCCATTCAGGTGGTCATCGTGCCCATTTACCGCAACGACGAACAATACAGGCTCACATGCGACAAAGGCCTCGAGATCAAGCGCCAGCTCGAAGCGGCCGGTCTCAGTGTGAAGCTCGACGACCGCGACACCCAGAAACCCGGCTTTAAATTTGCCGAATGGGAGCTGAAAGGTGTACCTGTGCGTCTGGCCATCGGGCCACGCGATATCGAGCAGGGAACCGTGGAAGTAGCGCGCCGCGATACGCTGACCAAGCAAGTGCTGCCGCTCGAAGGTATTCAGGATTCAGTGAAAAGCCTTCTGGACGATATACAAAAGAATCTGTTCAACAAAGCGCTGGCATTCCGCGAAGCCAACACCTTCCAGGTGGACAGCTGGGATGAGTTTAAAACCCGCATCGAAGATGGCGGATTTCTGCTGGCACATTGGGATGGCAGCCCCGAAACCGAGCAGGCCATCAAAGAAGAAACCAAAGCAACCATTCGCCTTATCCCGCTTGACCCAGAACGGGAGCCAGGAAAATGTGTGTACAGCGGTAAGCCTTCGGCCGGCAGGGTTGTCTTCGCCAGAGCTTACTGA
- the mazG gene encoding nucleoside triphosphate pyrophosphohydrolase, protein MEEKLKAFARLLTIMDELRAGCPWDREQTIESLRHLTIEEVYELSDAILNADMQEIKKELGDLMLHLVFYAKIASETNSFDIADVLNGISDKLIQRHPHIYGEVQVSGADEVKRNWEQIKLANGSRSVLAGVPNSLPALLKAYRMQEKAGGVGFEWEHRAQVWDKVLEELDELKAEVENGSASDKLEDEFGDVLFALVNYARYIGVNPEDALERTNRKFRERFLFIEKEAGKAGQELRHMTLEQMDQLWNQAKAKGL, encoded by the coding sequence ATGGAAGAAAAACTCAAAGCCTTTGCCCGCTTGCTCACAATCATGGATGAACTTAGGGCTGGTTGCCCGTGGGACAGGGAACAGACCATTGAAAGCCTGCGTCACCTCACGATTGAAGAAGTTTATGAGCTGAGCGATGCCATTTTGAATGCCGACATGCAGGAAATAAAAAAGGAGCTGGGTGACCTGATGTTGCATCTGGTTTTCTATGCCAAAATAGCTTCCGAAACAAATAGTTTTGATATTGCCGACGTCCTGAACGGGATATCAGACAAACTCATCCAGCGTCACCCGCATATTTACGGCGAGGTGCAGGTGAGCGGAGCAGATGAAGTAAAGCGCAACTGGGAACAAATCAAGCTGGCCAATGGCAGCCGGTCGGTACTTGCTGGTGTGCCTAACAGCCTGCCAGCCTTACTCAAAGCTTATCGCATGCAGGAAAAGGCAGGCGGTGTGGGCTTCGAGTGGGAACACAGAGCGCAGGTGTGGGATAAGGTGCTGGAAGAGCTCGACGAACTGAAAGCTGAGGTGGAAAATGGAAGTGCATCGGACAAATTGGAAGACGAATTTGGCGACGTGCTGTTTGCGCTGGTCAACTATGCACGCTATATCGGTGTAAATCCGGAAGATGCGCTCGAACGGACCAACCGTAAGTTTCGCGAACGCTTCCTCTTTATTGAAAAAGAAGCCGGAAAGGCCGGACAAGAATTGCGGCACATGACCCTTGAACAAATGGACCAACTGTGGAACCAGGCCAAAGCCAAGGGGCTATAA
- a CDS encoding acyloxyacyl hydrolase, which yields MQKRSMIFIRFLLLLLVITFPTSLLAQPRPPLPQNNYQLEYRQHYGFFYHHILEFQRFNAHFPSYELSFQRSTFGRQRWESLWEYPLTGVSVYYSPLGGFEQIGQVFAIYPYISFPLNSNVSSRLNFRMGIGLGYLTNKYHPKENFQNFAIGSHLNAAANLFLDYRQVLNKRYTLVAGAGLTHFSNGSTKTPNYGLNAFSAVLGLNVFLNEPNPFLQERFYPILRPFEYDSKRWYVLEVAQAFGTRDMSMELGQRYLVSNTSINWLVPNGLKSRFGAGLDITYDDSERGMLDRKGAIQGRELYKSRMDIVKPGLSAIYEMRLSRVSFQFQVGAHLAGADQSDGSIYEKLGAKFYFNDPWFLNIALTAHGFRADFIGYGVGYRFDRIYYPRKKSRWNF from the coding sequence ATGCAAAAACGCTCTATGATCTTTATTCGTTTCCTACTCCTGCTGCTGGTTATTACATTTCCTACAAGCTTGTTGGCGCAGCCTAGGCCACCCTTACCTCAAAACAATTACCAGCTGGAATACAGGCAGCATTATGGTTTTTTTTACCACCACATCCTGGAGTTTCAGCGTTTCAACGCTCACTTTCCTTCCTATGAGCTTAGTTTTCAGCGCTCTACTTTCGGACGGCAGCGCTGGGAATCACTTTGGGAATATCCCCTCACCGGGGTTTCGGTTTACTACTCCCCTCTTGGAGGTTTCGAGCAAATCGGACAGGTGTTTGCCATCTACCCTTATATAAGCTTCCCGCTCAACAGCAACGTAAGCAGCCGTTTAAACTTCAGGATGGGCATTGGTCTCGGCTATCTCACCAACAAATATCATCCAAAAGAGAACTTTCAGAATTTCGCCATTGGCTCGCACCTGAATGCGGCAGCCAATCTGTTTCTGGACTACAGGCAGGTGCTCAATAAAAGATATACCCTTGTTGCAGGAGCAGGACTCACACATTTTTCCAACGGTTCGACAAAAACACCCAACTATGGTTTGAATGCTTTTTCGGCTGTACTCGGGCTCAATGTATTTCTCAACGAGCCCAATCCCTTTTTGCAGGAACGTTTTTACCCTATTTTGCGCCCGTTCGAATACGACAGCAAGCGCTGGTATGTGTTGGAGGTGGCCCAGGCTTTTGGTACCCGCGATATGAGCATGGAACTCGGTCAGCGTTACCTGGTGAGCAATACCTCAATCAACTGGCTGGTTCCCAACGGATTGAAATCGCGCTTTGGAGCCGGACTCGACATTACATACGATGACTCGGAACGTGGCATGCTCGATCGCAAGGGAGCCATCCAGGGGCGGGAACTCTACAAAAGTCGCATGGATATTGTGAAACCCGGCCTTTCGGCAATTTACGAAATGAGGCTTTCGCGCGTATCGTTTCAGTTTCAGGTAGGTGCCCATCTGGCCGGAGCCGACCAAAGCGACGGGAGCATTTACGAAAAGCTTGGCGCAAAGTTTTATTTCAACGATCCCTGGTTTCTGAACATCGCACTTACAGCACATGGCTTCCGGGCCGATTTTATCGGATATGGCGTGGGTTACCGCTTCGACCGCATATATTACCCCAGAAAGAAATCGAGATGGAATTTTTGA
- a CDS encoding peroxiredoxin produces the protein MAVLVGKKAPHFTADAVVNGKFVENFSLDRYLGKKHVVFFFYPLDFTFVCPTEILAFQERLAEFEQRNVAVVGCSIDSKFSHWAWLNTPIEKGGIQGVTYPLVSDINKTISVNYDVLAGHFDYNEEGEMIFNGEAVAYRGLFLIDKDGIVRHQVVNDLPLGRSIDETLRMVDALQYFEANGEVCPADWKAGKKALKATQEGISTYLAEYIKN, from the coding sequence ATGGCAGTACTTGTAGGAAAAAAGGCCCCGCACTTCACGGCCGACGCTGTAGTTAACGGGAAGTTTGTAGAGAATTTTTCGCTTGACCGGTATCTTGGCAAAAAACATGTGGTGTTTTTCTTCTATCCACTGGACTTTACTTTCGTTTGTCCAACCGAAATTCTGGCTTTCCAGGAACGCCTGGCCGAGTTTGAACAGCGCAATGTGGCTGTAGTCGGCTGCTCGATCGACTCCAAATTCTCACACTGGGCCTGGCTCAACACCCCCATCGAAAAAGGTGGTATTCAGGGTGTGACGTATCCTTTGGTTTCGGACATCAACAAGACCATCTCGGTCAATTACGATGTGCTGGCCGGTCATTTCGACTACAACGAAGAAGGCGAAATGATTTTCAATGGTGAGGCTGTAGCCTATCGTGGATTGTTCCTCATTGACAAAGATGGCATTGTAAGGCATCAGGTGGTCAACGATTTGCCTTTGGGCCGCAGCATCGACGAAACCCTGCGCATGGTAGATGCCTTGCAATATTTCGAAGCAAATGGTGAAGTTTGTCCCGCCGACTGGAAGGCAGGTAAAAAAGCACTCAAAGCCACCCAGGAAGGCATTTCGACTTATCTTGCCGAATACATAAAGAACTGA
- a CDS encoding TolC family protein, protein MSSRFIFSLLLIVFFHAHSTNEARAQQSDSIYLTLNEVIELARKQSPEAMIARHRFRRSYWEYRSFKAGYLPNVRFEATLPNFNRSIDAITLPDGSETYLERTLARYSAAVSLNQKIGYTGGEVFLQSGLQRLDNFYTDTNTRQFLSTPLNIGFRQPLFAYNAFKWDRQIEPLRYEEARRQYLEANEQVAVSAINIFFDLLSAQVEREIARKNSANYDTLYRIALGRFQLGKIAENELLQLELNLLRARAAQENAQLGYQNKLMSFRSFLRISGNRPVVLIPPRPEKFFEANPSVALTEALENTSAGQAFSRRMLEAQSQLSQAKSEGRFDAQLFATFGLSQTANVIGDVYKNPLDEERLSIGLSIPLLDWGQAKGRIRMAESNLELIRTSIEQEKTDFEQNLYIRVMQFNMQQNQLIIAAKSDTVAQKRFDVTQKRYLIGKVNDVLELNNAQIDNDNARVGYYQALKNYWSSYYELRRLTLFDFENNRKIQARPEEVVR, encoded by the coding sequence ATGTCTTCCCGGTTTATCTTTTCTCTGCTTTTAATCGTATTTTTTCACGCACACAGTACCAATGAAGCCAGGGCTCAGCAATCCGACAGCATATACCTCACCCTGAACGAGGTGATTGAGCTGGCAAGGAAGCAATCGCCCGAAGCCATGATTGCCCGGCACCGGTTCAGAAGAAGTTATTGGGAATACCGGAGTTTTAAGGCAGGATACCTGCCCAATGTGCGATTTGAGGCCACCCTGCCCAACTTCAACCGTTCTATTGACGCCATCACCCTGCCCGATGGAAGCGAAACCTACCTGGAGCGAACCCTCGCGCGATATTCGGCTGCTGTGAGCCTGAATCAAAAGATTGGTTACACTGGCGGAGAAGTTTTCCTCCAATCGGGTTTGCAGCGGCTGGATAACTTCTACACCGACACCAATACCCGGCAGTTTCTATCCACACCACTGAACATCGGATTCAGGCAACCACTGTTTGCATACAACGCTTTCAAATGGGACAGGCAGATCGAGCCGCTGCGTTATGAAGAGGCCCGCCGCCAATATCTCGAAGCCAACGAACAGGTGGCAGTTTCGGCCATAAATATCTTTTTTGACTTATTGAGTGCCCAGGTCGAACGCGAGATCGCAAGGAAAAACAGTGCCAATTACGACACGCTTTACCGCATTGCCCTCGGCAGGTTTCAATTGGGCAAGATAGCTGAAAACGAATTGCTCCAGCTGGAACTGAACCTGTTGCGGGCCAGGGCGGCTCAGGAAAATGCCCAGCTCGGGTATCAGAATAAACTCATGAGCTTCAGGTCGTTTCTGCGCATCAGCGGAAACAGGCCGGTGGTACTTATTCCGCCCCGGCCAGAGAAATTCTTCGAAGCCAACCCTTCCGTGGCATTGACCGAAGCCCTCGAAAACACCTCAGCCGGACAAGCCTTCAGCCGGAGAATGCTCGAAGCACAAAGTCAGCTGAGCCAAGCCAAATCGGAGGGACGCTTCGATGCCCAGCTCTTTGCCACATTCGGCTTGTCGCAAACCGCCAACGTCATTGGCGATGTGTACAAAAATCCGCTCGACGAAGAGCGGCTGAGCATCGGCCTGAGCATTCCCCTGCTCGACTGGGGACAGGCCAAGGGGCGAATCCGCATGGCCGAGTCGAACCTCGAACTCATCCGCACTTCTATCGAACAGGAAAAAACCGACTTCGAGCAAAATCTTTACATCCGCGTCATGCAGTTCAATATGCAGCAAAACCAGCTCATCATTGCAGCAAAATCCGACACCGTGGCCCAGAAACGTTTCGACGTCACACAAAAACGTTACCTCATCGGAAAAGTCAATGATGTGCTGGAACTTAACAATGCACAGATTGACAACGACAACGCCCGCGTGGGCTATTACCAGGCCCTGAAAAATTATTGGTCGAGCTATTACGAGCTCAGGCGCCTCACACTTTTCGACTTTGAGAACAACCGAAAAATTCAAGCCAGGCCCGAGGAGGTTGTCAGGTAA